Proteins encoded by one window of Dioscorea cayenensis subsp. rotundata cultivar TDr96_F1 chromosome 20, TDr96_F1_v2_PseudoChromosome.rev07_lg8_w22 25.fasta, whole genome shotgun sequence:
- the LOC120251715 gene encoding probable LRR receptor-like serine/threonine-protein kinase At1g53430: MKFSHEVFQLLLFLTILVWSCSETLYCHAQRLDPLEVETLKQIGLKLGKQWNFNVDPCSGASGWVDPTTDKDFVRAANVTCGNCNATYCHVISIILKRQNLTGPLPVEFANLKSLQFLDLTQNYLGGTIPVQWTSLPLSTLSLLGNNISGRIPEEIGNITTLNILVLEDNLFQGPIPSSLGKLIHLEQLLLSANNLSGELPESLGKLKNLTYFRIDGNPISGKIPSLIANWTKIQYLEMQGTSLEGPFPPSFSTLENLSELRVTDWKGGDGKFPPLENMKGMTRLVLRNLSISGELPEYIGAMANLKFLDLSFNFLTGQIPNNYSSLQSHIDFIYLTNNNLSGAIPDWIVTTRKQYVDISYNSFNGSNAPPDCLRGSNLNVVSSYSSSNNKLLASCLRRNNPCPGKAINYNLFINCGGPSLTIGDDEYQGDTDTEGPSYYNSYNDKWAYSSTGSFVHNDNEPFLANNVSVLTMVDAELYTTARLSPLSLKYYGLCLQNGNYTVNLHFAEIMFTDAGTYFSVGRRFFDVSIQGKKVLRDFNIAEEANGTGRAIIKSFTANVSDHTLEIHFQWAGKGTNAVPEINVYGPLVSAISVTPNFEPVIEGNNTKEKVSTGAILGIVAAGCVLIVLISIFIWFCLRRKYAANNELQGVELQTGYFTLRQIKAATGNFDAANKLGEGGFGPVYKGVLPDGSAIAVKQLSAKSRQGNREFINEIGMISALQHPNLVRLFGCCIEGNQLLLIYEYMENNNLGNALFGREREQLNLDWKTRCKICLDIARGLAYLHEESRLKIVHRDIKAANVLLDKDLNAKISDFGLARLCEEDGDKTHISTRIAGTVGYMAPEYAMRGYLTDKADVYSFGVVMLEIICGLSNTHTYRTKEDFIYLLDWALILQGQGELLDLVDKNLGENYPKEEALQMLNLALTCTNSSPSLRPTMSTVVSILDGKSTLPISSMNPSASSSGAPRFQLFEKCFDDSQSADASIDAPWLDSSVSQQSSQDENTRPTSKLLSDSSNSSFDVETQRRYPKRNSTATF, from the exons ATGAAGTTTAGCCATGAAGTTTTCCAACTGTTGCTCTTCCTTACTATTTTGGTTTGGAGCTGTTCTGAGACTCTCTATTGCCATGCCCAGCGCTTAGATCCACTTGAAG TGGAGACACTGAAGCAGATAGGATTAAAGCTTGGGAAGCAGTGGAACTTCAATGTGGATCCATGCAGTGGTGCCTCCGGTTGGGTGGATCCCACCACTGACAAAGATTTTGTCAGAGCAGCCAATGTCACATGTGGCAATTGCAATGCCACTTATTGCCACGTCATTAGTATCATCCTCAAGAGGCAGAACCTTACTGGTCCACTCCCTGTCGAGTTTGCTAATCTCAAGTCTCTCCAATTCTT AGATCTCACACAGAACTATCTTGGTGGAACCATCCCTGTACAATGGACATCACTCCCTCTCAGCACCCT GTCACTTCTTGGTAATAACATCTCTGGGAGGATTCCGGAGGAGATTGGTAACATCACCACCCTCAATATCCT GGTGTTAGAGGATAATTTGTTTCAAGGCCCAATCCCTTCGTCTCTTGGAAAACTGATACACTTAGAACAGCT TCTTCTTTCTGCAAATAACTTAAGTGGCGAGTTGCCAGAGTCTTTGGGGAAGCTTAAAAATTTGACCTATTT CCGAATTGATGGCAACCCTATCTCTGGAAAAATTCCCAGCTTGATTGCCAATTGGACAAAGATCCAGTACTT AGAAATGCAAGGCACCTCCTTGGAAGGGCCTTTTCCACCCAGCTTTTCCACATTGGAAAATTTATCTGAACT GAGGGTAACTGACTGGAAGGGAGGTGATGGCAAGTTTCCGCCTTTAGAGAACATGAAAGGAATGACAAGATT GGTTCTGCGGAACTTATCAATATCTGGTGAACTGCCTGAGTATATTGGGGCTATGGCAAATCTCAAATTCTT AGATTTAAGCTTCAATTTCTTGACTGGGCAAATTCCAAACAATTATAGCAGCCTACAAAGTCACATTGATTTTAT ATACCTTACCAATAACAATCTCAGTGGAGCAATACCAGATTGGATCGTGACCACCAGAAAGCAATATGT TGATATATCTTACAACAGTTTTAATGGCTCCAATGCACCACCTGACTGTCTTCGGGGGAGTAATTT AAATGTGGTTTCGAGTTATTCATCCTCAAATAATAAGCT GCTTGCATCATGTTTGAGGAGGAACAACCCTTGTCCAGGCAAAGCAATAA ATTACAACTTGTTCATTAATTGTGGTGGCCCCTCTCTGACCATCGGTGATGATGAGTACCAAGGTGACACAGACACAGAAGGTCCCTCATATTACAATTCCTACAATGACAAATGGGCTTATAGTTCTACTGGGAGCTTTGTCCACAATGACAATGAACCATTCCTTGCAAACAATGTGTCAGTTTTGACCATGGTTGATGCAGAATTATACACAACTGCTCGTCTCAGTCCCCTCTCTCTTAAGTACTATGGCCTCTGCCTTCAGAATGGAAATTATACAGTTAATCTACACTTTGCTGAGATTATGTTCACTGATGCTGGGACTTACTTTAGCGTGGGAAGGCGCTTCTTTGATGTATCTATCCag GGAAAGAAAGTTTTGAGGGACTTTAATATTGCAGAAGAAGCTAATGGGACTGGGCGAGCAATTATCAAGAGCTTCACTGCTAATGTAAGTGACCATACTCTGGAGATTCACTTTCAATGGGCTGGTAAAGGCACCAATGCTGTTCCAGAGATAAATGTGTATGGGCCATTAGTTTCAGCTATTTCAGTTACACCCA ACTTTGAGCCCGTCATTGAAGGAAACAATACGAAAGAAAAGGTATCTACTGGGGCTATTTTGGGTATTGTAGCTGCTGGTTGTGTGCTGATAGTACTGATCTCCATATTCATTTGGTTTTGCTTGAGAAGAAAATACGCTGCAAATAACG AACTTCAAGGTGTGGAGTTGCAGACTGGATACTTCACTTTGAGACAGATCAAAGCCGCAACCGGGAACTTTGATGCTGCAAACAAATTAGGAGAAGGTGGTTTTGGGCCTGTTTACAAG GGTGTCTTGCCGGATGGTTCAGCAATTGCTGTCAAGCAACTTTCTGCAAAGTCAAGGCAAGGAAATCGTGAATTTATAAATGAGATAGGCATGATATCTGCTTTGCAGCATCCCAATCTCGTCAGACTTTTTGGTTGTTGCATTGAAGGAAACCAGTTGTTGTTGATTTATGAATACATGGAAAACAATAACCTTGGGAATGCTCTCTTTG GCCGTGAAAGAGAGCAGCTAAATTTGGATTGGAAAACAAGGTGTAAAATTTGCCTTGACATTGCTCGAGGATTGGCATATCTCCATGAGGAATCAAGGTTGAAGATTGTTCATAGAGACATTAAGGCAGCTAATGTGCTGCTTGATAAGGATCTCAATGCGAAGATATCTGATTTTGGTTTGGCTAGACTCTGTGAAGAAGATGGAGACAAAACCCATATAAGCACTCGGATTGCAGGAACTGT AGGATACATGGCCCCTGAATATGCCATGAGAGGTTACTTGACCGACAAAGCTGATGTCTACAGCTTTGGCGTAGTCATGCTGGAGATCATCTGTGGACTAAGCAACACGCACACATACAGGACAAAGGAGGATTTTATATATCTTCTTGACTGG GCCTTAATTCTACAAGGGCAAGGTGAGCTGCTTGACCTTGTTGACAAAAACCTAGGTGAGAACTACCCAAAGGAAGAGGCATTGCAGATGTTGAATTTGGCTCTCACATGCACCAATTCTTCGCCATCTCTCAGACCGACAATGTCCACCGTGGTAAGCATCCTCGATGGCAAGAGCACTTTACCGATCTCATCCATGAATCCCTCGGCCTCGAGCAGCGGTGCTCCTAGGTTCCAGCTCTTTGAGAAATGCTTTGATGATAGCCAGTCAGCCGATGCATCAATCGATGCACCATGGTTAGATTCCTCGGTGTCTCAGCAAAGTAGTCAAGATGAAAACACCAGGCCGACAAGCAAACTTCTGTCTGATTCCTCAAACAGCTCCTTTGATGTTGAGACACAGAGAAGATACCCAAAGAGAAATTCAACAGCAACCTTCTAA
- the LOC120251583 gene encoding probable LRR receptor-like serine/threonine-protein kinase At1g53430: MARHGVVPLFLFLCYLIWSSHCQAQTLDQNEVDALKKIGAKLGKQWDFTVDPCSGTSGWVDSNSNKDVAVNVTCGPCNTISSCHVISVILKGQNLTGTLPGEFANLTSLQVIDLSRNYLNGTIPSSWSSLPLTNLALLGNRITGTIPAEFGKILTLQDISLEDNLIEGPLPESLGNLINLDRLHLSANNISGELPASLGKLKNLTEFRIDGNPITGKIPSFMSNWTKISRIDMQGTSMELPFPASFSELVTLSQLRVTDIQGGDGKFPALKNMTNLSMLVLRNLSISDELPEFIGDFGGLKALDLSFNNLTGKIPDNYVNLGKSINYMYLTSNNLFGAIPSWILTSTKQQRFDLSYNSFNVSNGLTYCPTGAVNLVSSYSSTDSNSIPSCMRKNQPCSGKAKNYNLFINCGGGEVTIGDDVYQSDTDPQGPSTYKAFDEQWAYSSTGDFLGNSSIPYLATNVTVLTMPNPDLYMTARLSPISLRYYGLCLQNGNYTVNLHFAEIMFTDDKSFFSVGRRLFDVYIQGKNVLRDFNIAKEANGTGQEKIMSFFAIVTDHTLEIHFQWVGKGTNAIPQRGVYGPLISAISVTPNFKPDLGESKLSTGAIVGIVIAGCAVIALISICIWFYLRKKNAKNRELIKSLELQTGYFTLIQIKNATRNFDAANKIGEGGFGPVYKGVLPDGSTIAVKQLSSKSRQGNREFVTEIGMISALQHPNLVKLFGCCIEGNQLLLIYEYMENNSLASALFSRDRDRLNLDWQTRHKICLGIARGLAYLHEESRLKIVHRDIKATNVLLDKDLNAKISDFGLARLSDENETHISTRIAGTIGYMAPEYAMRGYLTDKADVYSFGVVVLETVSGVSNTNYKPKEECVYLLDWAYVLQERGSLLELVDKSLGANFSEKEALQMLNLALACTNPSPSLRPTMSAVVSILDGKHTMPTSFVKPVVSSSDDARFKALDKLSHDRQPTNISMDGPWIDSSASLQSSYEENH; encoded by the exons ATGGCTAGGCATGGTGTTGTTCCACTGTTTCTCTTCCTTTGTTACTTGATTTGGAGTTCCCACTGCCAAGCTCAGACCCTTGATCAAAATGAAG TGGATGCACTGAAGAAGATAGGAGCCAAGTTGGGGAAACAATGGGACTTCACGGTGGACCCATGCAGTGGGACTTCCGGTTGGGTGGATTCCAACTCTAACAAGGATGTAGCAGTTAATGTCACGTGCGGCCCATGCAACACCATCTCCTCCTGCCACGTCATCAGTGTCATCCTCAAGGGCCAGAACCTCACCGGTACCCTTCCCGGCGAGTTTGCTAATCTCACCTCCCTCCAAGTCAT AGATCTTTCAAGGAATTATCTTAATGGCACTATCCCTTCTTCATGGAGTTCACTCCCTCTCACCAACCT ggCCCTTTTGGGAAATCGCATCACTGGAACCATTCCTGCTGAGTTTGGTAAAATCCTCACCCTCCAAGACAT ATCACTGGAAGACAACCTGATTGAAGGTCCACTTCCTGAGTCTCTTGGCAATTTAATAAACTTGGATAGACT TCATCTTTCAGCCAATAACATCAGTGGTGAATTGCCAGCATCATTGGgtaaactaaaaaatttaactGAATT CCGAATTGATGGCAATCCAATAACTGGAAAAATTCCTAGCTTCATGAGTAACTGGACAAAGATCTCTCGGAT AGACATGCAAGGGACCTCCATGGAATTGCCTTTTCCTGCAAGCTTTTCTGAATTAGTCACTCTAAGCCAGCT GAGAGTGACTGACATACAAGGAGGTGATGGGAAATTTCCTGCACTgaaaaacatgacaaatttgTCAATGTT GGTCTTGAGGAACTTATCAATATCTGATGAATTACCAGAATTCATAGGGGATTTTGGAGGTCTCAAAGCATT AGATTTGAGCTTCAATAACTTGACTGGGAAGATTCCGGACAACTATGTGAACTTGGGCAAGAGCATCAATTATAT GTACCTTACCAGTAACAATTTATTTGGAGCAATACCAAGTTGGATTTTGACCAGTACAAAACAGCAACGCTT TGATTTATCTTACAATAGTTTTAACGTTTCGAATGGGCTAACCTATTGTCCTACAGGAGCTGT GAATTTGGTATCTAGTTACTCGTCCACAGATAGTAATTC GATTCCGTCATGTATGAGGAAGAACCAACCTTGCTCTGGAAAAGCAAAAA ATTACAACTTGTTTATAAACTGTGGTGGTGGCGAGGTGACCATTGGCGATGATGTTTATCAAAGTGACACCGACCCCCAAGGGCCATCAACTTATAAAGCTTTTGATGAACAATGGGCTTATAGCTCAACAGGAGATTTTCTGGGTAATTCTAGTATACCATACCTTGCGACAAATGTAACAGTTTTGACCATGCCTAATCCAGACTTATACATGACTGCTCGTCTAAGTCCTATCTCCCTTAGATACTACGGTCTTTGCCTTCAGAATGGAAATTATACAGTTAACCTTCACTTTGCTGAGATTATGTTCACTGATGATAAGAGTTTCTTTAGTGTTGGAAGACGACTGTTTGATGTGTATATCCAG GGGAAGAATGTTTTGAGAGACTTCAATATTGCAAAAGAAGCTAATGGGACTGGCCAGGAAAAAATCATGAGCTTCTTTGCTATTGTTACTGACCACACTTTAGAGATTCACTTTCAGTGGGTTGGGAAAGGAACCAATGCTATTCCACAGAGAGGTGTATATGGGCCTCTGATTTCAGCTATTTCAGTCACACCTA ATTTCAAGCCTGACTTGGGTGAAAGCAAGCTATCAACTGGGGCTATTGTGGGCATTGTAATTGCTGGTTGTGCTGTGATTGCATTGATCTCAATATGCATCTGGTTCtacttgagaaaaaaaaatgctaaaaacaGGG AACTCATAAAAAGTTTAGAGTTGCAGACTGGATACTTCACTTTAATACAGATAAAAAATGCAACCAGGAATTTTGATGCTGCAAATAAAATAGGAGAAGGTGGTTTTGGGCCAGTTTACAAG GGTGTTCTGCCGGATGGTTCTACAATTGCTGTGAAGCAACTTTCTTCAAAGTCTAGGCAAGGAAATCGAGAGTTTGTAACTGAAATTGGCATGATCTCTGCATTACAACATCCCAATCTCGTCAAGCTTTTCGGATGTTGCATTGAAGGGAATCAGTTGTTGCTGATATATGAATACATGGAAAACAACAGCCTTGCAAGTGCTCTATTTA GTCGTGATAGAGATCGTCTAAACTTGGATTGGCAAACAAGACATAAAATTTGCCTTGGCATAGCTCGTGGCTTGGCATATCTCCATGAAGAGTCAAGGTTGAAGATTGTACACAGAGACATCAAAGCAACCAACGTCCTACTTGATAAAGATCTCAATGCAAAAATTTCCGACTTTGGTTTGGCTAGGCTTTCAGATGAAAATGAAACCCACATCAGCACTCGAATTGCTGGAACAAT AGGATATATGGCGCCAGAGTATGCAATGAGAGGTTACTTAACAGACAAGGCCGATGTATACAGCTTCGGAGTAGTTGTGCTGGAGACTGTCAGTGGAGTGAGCAACACAAACTACAAGCCGAAGGAGGAATGTGTATACCTTCTTGATTGG GCATATGTTCTACAAGAGCGCGGGAGCTTGCTTGAACTTGTCGATAAAAGCCTCGGTGCTAATTTCTCGGAGAAAGAAGCACTGCAAATGTTGAATTTGGCTCTTGCATGCACAAATCCTTCACCGTCTCTTAGGCCTACAATGTCTGCTGTTGTGAGCATCCTCGACGGAAAGCACACTATGCCGACGTCATTTGTAAAACCGGTTGTCTCAAGCAGTGATGATGCTCGGTTTAAGGCATTGGATAAACTCTCTCATGACAGACAGCCAACCAACATTTCCATGGATGGTCCTTGGATCGATTCTTCAGCATCTTTACAAAGTAGTTATGAAGAAAATCACTAG